Proteins encoded together in one Falco peregrinus isolate bFalPer1 chromosome 2, bFalPer1.pri, whole genome shotgun sequence window:
- the RPLP0 gene encoding 60S acidic ribosomal protein P0: protein MPREDRATWKSNYFMKIIQLLDDYPKCFIVGADNVGSKQMQQIRMSLRGKAVVLMGKNTMMRKAIRGHLENNPALEKLLPHIRGNVGFVFTKEDLTEIRDMLLANKVPAAARAGAIAPCDVTVPAQNTGLGPEKTSFFQALGITTKISRGTIEILSDVQLIKTGDKVGASEATLLNMLNISPFSFGLVIQQVFDNGSIYNPEVLDITEETLHKRFLEGVRNVASVCLQIGYPTIASVPHSIVNGYKRVLAVAVETDYTFPLAEKVKAFLADPSAFVAAIPVVAEAAAPAAAAAAAAPAKEAVKEESEESDEDMGFGLFD, encoded by the exons ATGCCCAGGGAAGACAGGGCTACGTGGAAGTCCAACTACTTCATGAAAATCATC cAACTCCTGGATGATTacccaaaatgttttattgtggGAGCAGACAATGTGGGATCCAAGCAGATGCAGCAAATCCGTATGTCCCTGCGTGGGAAGGCAGTTGTGCTGATGGGGAAGAATACGATGATGCGCAAAGCTATTCGTGGCCATCTGGAGAATAACCCTGCCTTAGAAAA GCTGCTGCCTCACATCCGTGGTAATGTGGGATTTGTCTTCACCAAGGAGGATCTGACTGAGATCCGGGACATGCTGCTGGCTAACAAG gtgccagctgctgcccgTGCTGGCGCTATTGCTCCCTGCGATGTGACCGTGCCAGCCCAGAACACTGGTCTCGGACCTGAGAAGACCTCCTTTTTCCAGGCCTTGGGCATCACCACAAAGATCTCCAGAGGGACCATTGAAATTCTG AGCGATGTGCAACTGATCAAGACTGGAGACAAAGTGGGTGCCAGTGAAGCCACCCTGCTGAACATGCTGAACATCTCCCCCTTCTCTTTCGGGTTGGTGATCCAGCAGGTCTTTGACAATGGCAGCATTTACAACCCTGAAGTGCTGGACATCACTGAGGAGACCTTGCACAAGCGCTTCCTGGAG GGTGTTCGTAATGTTGCCAGCGTCTGTCTGCAAATTGGGTACCCGACCATCGCTTCTGTGCCCCACTCCATCGTCAACGGGTACAAGCGGGTCCTAGCTGTTGCGGTAGAGACTGACTACACCTTCCCGCTGGCTGAAAAG GTGAAGGCCTTCCTGGCAGACCCCTCTGCTTTTGTGGCTGCCATCCCTGTGGTAGCTGAAGCAgctgcacctgctgctgctgccgccgctgccgctcCAGCAAAAGAGGCGGTGAAGGAAGAATCGGAGGAGTCGGACGAGGACATGGGCTTCGGTCTCTTCGACTAA